The Acipenser ruthenus chromosome 30, fAciRut3.2 maternal haplotype, whole genome shotgun sequence genome includes the window ctctcctcctctactCTCTACTCCTCTCTCctgtcccctcccctctcctctcactctcactcccctcctctcctcctctctcccctctcctcccctcctctctcctgtcccctctcctctcactctcactcccctcctcccctcctctctcccctcccctctcctctcctctaccgtcccctcccctctcctctcacttttactcccctcctctcctcctctctcccctctcctctccccttccctctcctctcactctcactcccctcctctcctcctctctcccctcccctctcctctcacttttactcccctcctctcctcctctctcccctctcctctccccttccctctcctctcactctcactcccctcctctcctcctctctcccctcccctctcctctcctcctctctcctcctttaCTCTCtactctcctcccctcctctctcccctcccctctcctctcctcctctctcccctaccgtcccctcccctctcctctcactctcactcccctcctctcccctctcctctccccttccctctcctctcccctcccgtcccctcccctcccctctcctctcactctcactcccctcctctcctctcctctcccctctcctctccccttccctctcactcccctcctctcctctcctctcccctctcctctcccctaccgttccctcccctctcctctcactctcattcccctcctctcctctcccctctcctatCCCCTAccatcccctcccctctcctctcactctcactcccctcctctcctctcccctcccctctcctcctctctcctcctttaCTCTctactcccctcccctcctctctcccctctcctctcccctcccgtcccctcccctctcctctcacttttactcccctcctctcctctcccctctcctctcctctaccgtcccctcccctctcctctcactctcactcccgtcctctcctcctctctcccctctcctctccccttccctctcctctcccgatcccgtcccctcccctctcctctcactctcactcccctcctctcctctcctctcccctctcctctccccttccctctcactcccctcctctcctctcctctcccctctcctctcccctaccgttccctcccctctcctctcactctcattcccctcctctcctctcccctctcctatCCCCTAccatcccctcccctctcctctcactctcactcccctcctctcctctcccctcccctctcctcctctctcctcctttaCTCTctactcccctcccctcctctctcccctctcctctcccctcccgtcccctcccctctcctctcacttttactcccctcctctcctctcctctcccctctcctctcctctaccgtcccctcccctctcctctcactctcactcccgtcctctcctcctctctcccctctcctctccccttccctctcctctcccgatcccgtcccctcccctctcctctcactctcactcccctcctctcctctcctctccccttccctctcctctcctctaccgtcccctctcctctcactctcactcccctcctctcctcctctctcccctctccccttccctctcctcttccctcccgtcccctcccctctcctctcactctcactcccctcctctcctctcccctctcctctcctctaccgtcccctcccctctcctctcactctcactcccctcctctcctgctctctcccctctcctcctccctttccctctcctctcctctaccgtcccctcccctctcctctcactctcactcccctcctctcctcctctctcccctctcctctccccttccctctcctctcactctcactcccctcctctcctctcctctcccctctcctctgccctaccgtcccctcccctctcctttcACTttcactcccctcctctcctctcctctcccctctcctcctccctttccctctcctctcctctaccgtcccctcccctctcctctcactctcactcccctcctctcctcctctctcccctctcctctcctcttccctctcctctcccctaccgttccctcccctctcctctcactctcactcccctcctctcctctcccctctcctctcccctaccatcccctcccctctcctctcactctcactcccccctctcctctcccctcccctctcctctcctcctctctcctcctttaCTCTctactcccctcccctcctctctcccctctcctctcccctcccgtcccctcccctctcctctcacttttactcccctcctctcctcttctctcccctctcctctcccctcccatcccctcccctctcctctcactctcactcccctcctctcatcctctctcccctctcctctcccctaccgtcccctcccctctcctctcaatctcactcctctcctctcctctcccctctcctctcccctcccctctcctctcctcctctctcctcctctactctctactcccctcccctcctctctcccctcccctctcctctcctcctctcacccctctcctctcccctcccgtcccctcccctctcctctcactttcacccccctcctctcctctcctctcccctctcctctcctctcccgtcccctcccctctcctctaactctcactcccctcctctcctcttctctcccctctcctctcctctcccgtcccctcccctctcctctcactctcactcccctcctctcccctctctctgtgtgctgGTCTCTGAACTCATCTTCTTGTTTCAGATGCAGTGGAGGGCTGCCCCCCTGTGGTGCCTCGCTCAGAGTGGGGGGCCCGGCCCCCGAGGCTCTCGGAGAGCATGCAGGTCCCGGCAGCGCTGGCAGTGATTCACCACACAGCCATGCCGCTTGGCCACACCCACTCCGCCTGCTGCGTGCAGCTCCGGAACATCCAGCGGCTGCACATGGATGAGCGCGGCTGGAACGACATTGGCTACAAGTGAGACAGGAGAGCACTCGGGAGCAAGGGGTCTGGGGCAGGAGCAGGGGGGTCTGGGGCAGGAGCAGGGGGCCTGGGGCAGGAGCAGGGGGtctggggcaggggcagggggtcTGGGGCAGGAGCAGGGGGTCTGGAGCAGGAGCAGGGGGTCTGGGGCAGGAGCAGGGGGTCTGGGGCAGGATCAGGGGGTCTGGGGCAGGAGCAGAGGTCTGTGGTAGGAGCAGGGGGTCTGGGGCAGAAGCAGGGGGTCTGGGGCAGGAGCATTGTGTCTGGGCAGGAGCAGGGGGTCTGGGGTAGGAGCAGGGGGTCTGGGGCAGGAGCAGGGTGTCTGGGGCAGGAACATTGTGTCTGGGCAGGACCAGGGGGTCTGGGGTAGGAGCAGGGGGTCTGGGGCAGGAGCAGGGTGCCTGTGGCAGGAGCAGGGGGTCTGGGGCAGGAGCAGGGGGTCTGGGGCAGGAGCATTGTGTCTGGGCAGGACCAGGGGGTCTGGGGTAGGAGCAGGGGGTCTGGGGCAGGAGCAGGGTGCCTGTGGCAGGAGCAGGGGGTCTGGGGCAGGAGCAGGGAGTCTGGGGCAGGAGCAGGGTAGGGGtcaattaatttttttcaattccagttctgatttattttacaatataggCTTTATTGAGCAAATATGCATACAACTTGTCAAACACATGTGCACCTTGTTAACAAACCATGCAGTTCTACAAGGTGTACATGTGTTTGACAAGCTGGATGtatgtttgctcaataaagcctaCGTTGTAAAATTGGAACTGACTAAAAGGGAATAGGAATTAGAATTGGAAAAttaggattttaaaaaggaactgcaAATGGAACTGCAATTGAAGAAAAGGAATTGACTCTAACCCTGGTTAGGATAACATGCAGAGAGCAAGGAGCTACAAACTTCACTCCCTTTCAGGAGCCCCATTCAAAATATAGGCACCCTGATGATCTGATTGTGTCTGCATGGCTGCCTGTCTGTCcatccgtctgtctgtgtgtttctctgtacacagtgAACACAATAACTACCTTGATCTTTCAGCAATCTTCACCAagcttttatcatacactcctttCCTGGCTATAATCTGCtaagattgattttattgtgaCAGATATGTACCCTGTCGGGTGCTGTCTGATTACTAGGACACTCTGCACGGGTCTGCGTGACATAATTTTGCTATTGCAATTACATAGATCTGCCAAAGTGTCTGTTTTGCAGTGTACTGATTGGCTGTGGTTGTGTTTGCAGCTTCCTGATTGGTCCGGACGGCACAGTGTATGAGGGGCGGGGCTGGGGTGTGGAAGGTGCTCACACTCGCATGTTCAATAACAAGGCGCTGGGCATCGCGCTCATGGGCTGCTTCACCGGTGAGGCTGCACAGTCTGGTCTTGTGCCTTTCTTTGAGAttgcatgtgtgtctgtggttCTGTAGTATGTTGATGTTGTGCATTGTGTTGATGCTGTGAGGTTGTATATTGCATTGATGTTATGTATTGTGTTaatgttgtgtgtctgtgtattgtgttGATGCTGTATTGTGTtgatgttgtgttgctgtgtattgTGTTGATGCTGTATTGTGTTGATGTTGTGTATTCTGTTGCTGCTGTGAGGTTATGTATTGCGTTGATGTTATGTATTGTGTTAATGTTGTGTATTGTGTTaatgttgtgtgtctgtgtattgtgttGATGCTGTATTGTGTtgatgttgtgttgctgtgtattgTGTTGATGTTGTGTATTCTGTTGCTGCTGTGAGGTTGTGTATTGTGTTGATGCTGTGTGGCTGTCTTGATATTGTGTCGTTGTGTTGATGTTGTGTATTGTGTTGATGCtgcgtggttgtatattgtgttGATGTTATGTATTGTGTTaatgttgtgtgtctgtgtattgtgttgatgctgtattgtgttgctgctgtGAGGTTGTGTATTGTGTTGATGCTGTGTGGCTGTCTTGATATTGTGTCGTTGTGTTGATGTTGTGGATTGTGTTGTCTGTGTGTTATAGACTCGGCCCCCAGCCTGGAGGCTCTCTCTTCGGCCCGCAGGCTGCTCCACTGCGGGGTGTCTCTGGGGTACCTGCTCCCTGCCTTCACCCTGAAGGGGCACCGTGACCTGGGCAGCACTCAGTGCCCCGGAGACAAGCTGCACAGCTCCATCCGACAGTGGGCAAGCTACCGACCCTGAGGGGCTACTGCCACACCATCCACCAGGGGGCAGGAGAGAGACCCTGAGGAGACAGGGGCCGGCTCAAAGAGAGCGGGGCAGGAAAGGGGAGCCCCCTTCCTAGGCCTTCAGAAGGGATTGAGGGGTGAGGGTGGAGGCGGTGAGGCCCGGTGAGGGGGCTTTCGATGGCTACTCCTCACCTCTATGGAGATGAGAAATGATTTTGATTTTTCTGTGAAAAAcagacagtaaataaataatatgaaagtAAACGAAGTCTGCGCCTCTTAGTCTGAGTTTCTTCAGTCCTTTTCTTCTTGGTTTCAAAGGAATACAGTGGCAATGGTAACTCATATAAAGCAGTTGAATGGGTTCTTATACTGATTTAGTAAAGGTGGTGTCTAGAGTCTCATTCAGTCCTGCGGGTGTTACTGTGTGCTTCCCCTGCAGTGCTTGTGTGTGGATACCATTGTTACTGCACATTCCTTTCATGCATCATCCTGCAAGCAGGCGAAGAGGGGAAAGCTGAAGTTCAAACTCATGAAGGGGACCCTGAgagtcttctttttttattttggttttgggACATAAAATGACATCTTTTATAAAAAGTTTCccgcaaagtgtaataaatcacagtgagggcattgtgaagcacagagaggtatggtgaagcatatttaaaaagcatggtaaactatgtaaatgtatagtataggGCAAAACTTCAAAATGACCcctggtgaacttttataagaaGAGTCTCGAAGGTTTCTGTTAGTTTCGACTTTATTCTCCACTCTCATCCGTACAGCTGGCAGGGTTTAGTGTGTTTAGATGGGAGGAGAATGTCTTCAGTTTTTCACCCATGTTTGCCATTCAGCATGTTCCCAAGCTAATATTTAATAGTAAAGTAAACAGACAGGCAGTCAGACAGAGAGAGTATACGGGTCCCCATTTTTGACCACAGCCCCTATAAACAAGCATGGGGATCCCATATTTTTCTAGCTGTATATGAAATGCCATCACCCAAGAAAACAGACATTTGCGCtcttccaaaacacagtgacAAAGATAAGTCAAATACATCCATAAATTAAGCGTTTTAATAAATCCTATGCGACAAACTTTACCGATGCTACAGGTTTGGATTGATTAAACCGGCTTTAGTAGTACCAGGTCGGGGTGCAAGTACGGGTTAAAGCGCaagatgttgtttttaaatgtcaattCTGCATCCagagctgtgttttatttaaatgtgataCCAAATGAACCAGGAATATACTGTGGCCTGGTTTAGTTGGTAAAACGCCTGATCCTCTGATATGTATGCCTGGGAGGGGAAAGCCGTGGGACCTGGCTGTGTATGGTCCGAATCCTATGAACTAATAAATGTGCTGTGCTTGTACCGCCGCTAATGGAAGTCGACTCATTTCTTTTACATTCCCCACCACGATTGCCAGCTATCCAGGTTTACAACGCCCAAGAAGACTAgttttctaatttaaatttgtttgaaCTATTCAGCACAgggtttttcttctgttaaaaacaactatgttttttttaactttttaataatcaatgcATCCATCAGGTTACCGTTAAAAAATGACGACGTGATTAATCTAAAGAAAAAGGTTTGCCGATTGCACATGGTTGAGAATGTGATCTTTATTGCCAACGAGGTGACAGAAGTTATTTGatgtcgtattattattattatttatttcttagcagacgcccttctccagggcgacttacaatatcacattatttttacatacaattacccatttatacagttgggtttttactggagcaatctaggtaaagtaccttgctcaagggtacagcagcagcgtcccccacctgggattgaacccgcaaccctccagtcaagagtccagagccctaaccactactccacactgctgcccgtcgtAGCTATACTCAATTCTGTCGTTTTTAGTAGTGAGTAATGATGATCAGTGACACTCCAAAGTGAGACTGCAGCTGGTAAGCTGTGTTATGACATGGTAATTAACTCATTCAGAATTCTTTCGGTTAACTGCTAGTATTTTTTCAGCATATGCTGTTTAACATATTCGCGGAGAGCTTATATAACTATAAACTTCCTTTTTGAAGGAGGTGTATTTGGGAAGCTTGTCGATATTTCATACGCTGTCCCTTTAAGAGCCGTGTGTGGCTCGTCATCGTTTTGGAAAGGAAGCCGGAAGGTATCTGTTCAGTAGAGCGCGGAGATTCTTGTTGCAATGTGTCGTTTTTAACACAGTAAGTAAGAGGGGCTGCAGGGGGACGAGTACCTAAACAAACGAGAGGGCTGAGGGCAGGAGACGGAATTCACAGGAAATATGAACACCGATTCATTTCATTGTTAATCGTAGTTATAATATTGCACCTGTGTGGTCGCGGCTCCGGGCAaagggacgttttttttttttttctgcagagcGTTTGAATATCTTTCAGACAGACTGACAGCCTGTACCGCTTTGCATCTGGACTGGTTCCACCATATTGCGCATTGTCAGTGTAATACCCCGGTGACTAGGGGGAGTTAGTAACATAAGGGTTTACTGTGTGCGCTGCTGTGGTCgctctgttttctttttactgtacagAAATTGGTATCCTTATTGCATCGCCTATGCGTTAACATGACCTGCTGTGCATTGATAACGGCGATATAGTAATTGACTgagtcaaataaataataataataataataataataataataataataataataatagggctaTAAGATTGTGTTCATTTCCCATTTAACCCATTGCTATCGGAGTGGAATATGATTTTGAATTACACGTCACAGGATGAGGGGGTCTCGAAATGAAAACGACGTTTTGTCTTAAAATATAAGtaagttgtttttattattattattattattattattattattattattattaacatgtaAATACTATACAGTGCCTATCTGAATTTAAATACAAGCGTGTCTCAGCATTTTAAACGCTAGGACAACACGTGATAGTACTTGACGGTAACGTCAATTATATTTTGGTAATGGATGTCTGAAGACAGAAACTCGTTACTTGACTTCAATATTAAATGAATCCCAGTCTTGTCTGTGGATACAGCCTGACGTCACGCAACCACAAGGGGTCCCAGTGTGTCATGCTACAGTGATACATGCTGGTGACGTCATATTGCGCGAAGGAAGGTGCAATTCTAAGTTCAAGTCGGAGATTCTTTCCCGAACCCCCGTTCAAATACTGTTTTTCAAATAAGtaacaataaaagaaaataatgtaaaataaataagtgccTTCTTTCTTTCGTTGTTGCACTTGTTAATTATTCAGCCAAATTAACATGAGCACTGAAGTAGACTACATAAGTTAATGTTAGTCACTAGGTACATTGATCTTAGTTCATTTTAGTTAGCACTAGTTAATAGTAGTTGCATTAGGCTCCTGTCTGCTCTTCCAAGTCCCGGCGGGTTTGAAGATGTCGAAAGGAGGGCGGAGGTTCAGAGCTGCGGCCCCGGTCAGTCCAGGCAGCTTGACGGGCCGGTGTGACCCGGTCGGGAGACCCCGGGCCCGGGTGCTGCTGTGCGGGCTGTGCGTGGTTCTGGCTGTGGCGGGGATGCTGGGAGTGTACCTGTCTATTGACACGCTGGACAGCGTGCGTCCACACCCCGCAGACTGGACGAGAGACAAGGTGAGCCGCAGGGCGCTTCCAAACAGCTCTTACTTCTGCAGGGTTTTGTGACATCTGAAGGTATTGAGATTATATAAGCAACTCGCATTCTGTGAGCCTATTAATAATAACaaggctcccattgcacagcagtgtgagaGCCAGTCCAGATTTTACATTCACTCTGAATTTAGTAgtagtaatacaaataataataacaataagattCCTGTTGCACAGCACTCTgagcctcctctctctcttccctctcccagCTGTCTCACTTGCCCAGCAGGGTCTCTGCTAGCCAGGTTCGTCGGCTGGTGTCTCGTGTGGACCTGAGCCGGCTCTGGGAGACTCATCTgcgccccctgctggtggagAGGCTGCCTGGCAGTCCGGGGAGCAGCGCAGTGAGACAGGTGAACACTCTGAAACACCCTCCCCTCCTCTACCACTCCCCCCTCCTGGATGTTGACTTGTTTTCCTCTCTCTCAgcacctcctctcctctctgcgcTCCCTCTCTGCTGGCTGGACGGTGGAGGTTGACTCGTTCTCCTCTCTCACACCTCGAGGCCGGGTCTCCTTCTCCAATGTTCTGGCTGTGCTGGATCCCGAAGCTCCACGACGCCTCCTGCTGGCCTGTCATTATGACTCCAAGAAGCTTCCTGGGGGGCCCTTCCTAGGGGCCAGTGACTCGGCCGTGCCTTGTGCCATGCTGCTGGAGCTCGCCTCCGCGCTGGACACCATGCTGGGAGCAGCACGACACCGGGTGAGAGGAAGGAGATGGGATtgaaggagaggggagggagaggggaggggagggaatgcTCACTGACAGCCTCGCTGCTGTTCTCCTGTCTGGTGCAGAAGGCTGTGTTGACTCTCCAGTTGGTGTTCTTCGATGGGGAGGAGGCCTTCGAGGAGTGGACTGCCACTGACTCTCTGTACGGGTCACGCCACCTCGCTGAGCTCATGGGGAGAACCAAGCACCCCCCCGGAGCAGAAGACACCACTCTGCTGAACAGCATCGTGAGTGCAGccctgagacacactgagatacagacacacacactgagacacacacactgagatacagacacactgacacacacacactgagatacagacacacacactgagacacacacactgagatacagacacactgagacacacacactgagatacagacacacacactgagacacacacactgagatacagacacacacactgagacacacacactgagatacagacacacacactgagacacacacactgagatacagacacactgacgcacacacactgagatacagacacactgacgcacacacactgagacacacactgagatacacacatatactgagatactgacacacacacatataatgagatacagacacacacactgagacatacactgagatgcagacacactgacacacacacaatgagatgcagacacactgacacatacacactgagatgcagacacactgacacacacacactgagatacagacacactgagatgcagacacactgacacctacacactgagatacagacacacactgagatgcaggcacactgacacacacacactgagatgcagacacactgaca containing:
- the pglyrp5 gene encoding peptidoglycan recognition protein 5; this encodes MRVGRDRMEQAADKTESGDRGAVEQRADAVEGCPPVVPRSEWGARPPRLSESMQVPAALAVIHHTAMPLGHTHSACCVQLRNIQRLHMDERGWNDIGYNFLIGPDGTVYEGRGWGVEGAHTRMFNNKALGIALMGCFTDSAPSLEALSSARRLLHCGVSLGYLLPAFTLKGHRDLGSTQCPGDKLHSSIRQWASYRP
- the qpctla gene encoding glutaminyl-peptide cyclotransferase-like a isoform X2, translated to MSKGGRRFRAAAPVSPGSLTGRCDPVGRPRARVLLCGLCVVLAVAGMLGVYLSIDTLDSVRPHPADWTRDKLSHLPSRVSASQVRRLVSRVDLSRLWETHLRPLLVERLPGSPGSSAVRQHLLSSLRSLSAGWTVEVDSFSSLTPRGRVSFSNVLAVLDPEAPRRLLLACHYDSKKLPGGPFLGASDSAVPCAMLLELASALDTMLGAARHRKAVLTLQLVFFDGEEAFEEWTATDSLYGSRHLAELMGRTKHPPGAEDTTLLNSIDLFVLLDLIGAPDPLFVNHFDNTARWFDRLITAEKRLHKLGQLSSHPSEQSYFRKDLYLGPVEDDHAPFLKRGVPVLHLIATPFPSFWHSLQDNEENQHPRTVENLTKILAVFITEYLGLDQ
- the qpctla gene encoding glutaminyl-peptide cyclotransferase-like a isoform X1, producing the protein MSKGGRRFRAAAPVSPGSLTGRCDPVGRPRARVLLCGLCVVLAVAGMLGVYLSIDTLDSVRPHPADWTRDKLSHLPSRVSASQVRRLVSRVDLSRLWETHLRPLLVERLPGSPGSSAVRQHLLSSLRSLSAGWTVEVDSFSSLTPRGRVSFSNVLAVLDPEAPRRLLLACHYDSKKLPGGPFLGASDSAVPCAMLLELASALDTMLGAARHRKAVLTLQLVFFDGEEAFEEWTATDSLYGSRHLAELMGRTKHPPGAEDTTLLNSIDLFVLLDLIGAPDPLFVNHFDNTARWFDRLITAEKRLHKLGQLSSHPSEQSYFRKDLYLGPVEDDHAPFLKRACRTTRRTSTPGPWRTSPRSWLCSSQSTWGWTSESRTAQSDCSQLPSQQSCRQK